GCCACCCGCGCGCTCCGCGGCCTCCGCGCGCCCCTGCGCACGCGCAACCCCGCCCCTCCGCGATATGCGCGCGGGGAGGGGCCCGCAGGGAAGCGGCTGCCGAAGGGCGGGGCCGGGACAAACCCCGCCCCCTcgcgccggggcggggggggtccgCTGCGCGCATGCGCGACGAGCCGGGGGCGTCTGACTCGGGGTGCGcgcggggacacccccccccccattgccCCCCAACTCCACTCCGCTCCCCCCAATTCACTcccgcccctcgcccccccaATTCCTCTGCTGGACCCCCGATTGCCCCTCCCATCCCCCCAATCGCCCTCTTGCCCCCCCCCAATTCCTCTGCTGGACCCCCAATTgccccccagcctccctccaTCGTCCCCCTGCCTCCctaattcccccccccccagctccccaactgcccccccaaacccccaattcccccccccagcgcctcccacccctccccaagccccccccttcccccctcaaGAACCAGCCAAGCCACGTCTTaaccaaacccccccaaaaaaaccccaccgtCGCTTTATTGACCAAAAAGCGCCCCCCCTAGAAGTTTTGGGgaaacccccccccaccccctgccccctcaGGGGTCCCGTTCCCTCTTGACGCGGACGTCGCCGGCCAAGATGGCGGCGATTTCGCCCTGCATGAAGGCCCAGGGGAGGCCGGATCCGGCCAGGGGACAACGGCCCCCGCTGGGACAGTGCACCTCCCCGCCGGCACCCCGCGCGCGGATGGCGCGGCGGGCGCAGGGGAAGCAGAACCGGTGAGCCGGCACCGACGGGCACTGCACGAAGTGGGTGTCCTCCAACCGCTGCCGGCACAGACCGCAACACAACGTCGGCGACGCCGAATCTTCCGCCGGGCGATGAGAGGCGGGAGGTTCCTCGGCCGCGGTTTCGTTCGGTGGGTGCTGACGATGCGGTCGAGGTTCATCCGGCTCCGGCGAAGCTTTGCGGCGGCGACGCGGTGGCGGAGGAGGGTGCTGCTGAGGCAAGGCTTCGGGCGCCGGCGGGTGGCGGAAGAAGCGGACGGCTTCGGTGAAGAGTTCGCCGAGCAGCCGCCAATCGCCGCTGCCCTGGCGCTTCTCGTACTCCAGGTATTTGTAACCGGAGGAAATGGCTTTGCCGGGCGCCCGTAGGCAGTCCTGGAACATTTGCTTCGCCAGGCCCAGCACGCCGGCGTAGACGCTGCCGGAGCCGCAGGGATATTCGGCGAAAAGCTTCAATTCGAACTCGAAGCCGGGCCGGGGCGCGGCGTCGAAGGCGAAGACCCGTCCCACCAAAGCGTGATCCTTACGAAAGCGGACGTTGAAGGGAGCGCAGCCGGCAAGGGCGGCCAGGCGTTCCCGCACCGCCGGCGGTTTCCCCGGCCAGTCCTCGGCGCGGCCGCGCATGGCTTCGCTCAGCTCCGCGAGGCACTCGGCGCCGCGCGGGCGGCACGGTACCGGCAACGGCGGGCCGCGGCGCTCGGCTGTCACCTCCTCGGAGCGGCACGGCCCTTCGGGCAGACTCGGCATCGGAGCGTCGCGGTGCCGGGTTTCGGCGTGGCTGTGCCGGAGTCGTCGGGCGGCCTCCAGCAATGGTTCGATACGGTTGGCGCCCTCGAAGTTGACGCAACCGCGGCAGACGGCCTCGCTGAAGTCCCACACCACGGCCCAGGGCATCTTGGGCAGGTCGCACAGGTAGCACCACTGTCGCCGCCACGACATGGCGGGGCCGCCGGGACCCCCTCCTCGGCGAGACCCTTGGGTGGGGGCCCTCTGCGCAGAGACCCCCTCAGACGGTCCCTTCGGGGGTCCCCCTCAGCACAAACCCCCCCTCGGAGGGGTCCCCCCCTcagcacacacccccccccccagcaggtCCGTCCCCCCCACCAGCACCCTCACAGAGGGTCCCCCCTCAGCACACCCCCCACCCAGAGgaccccccccctcagcagctcCCCCCTCAGCCAGTCCCCTCGGGGCTCCCCCCTCagcactcccccccccccccccgagggcCTCCCCTCAGCACAACCCCCCTCGGGGCTCCCCCCTCAGTACAGTCTCCTCGTAGGGGGGCCCCCC
This portion of the Grus americana isolate bGruAme1 chromosome 34 unlocalized genomic scaffold, bGruAme1.mat SUPER_34_unloc_2, whole genome shotgun sequence genome encodes:
- the IRF2BP1 gene encoding interferon regulatory factor 2-binding protein 1 isoform X1, with translation MPLPHPPPRPTLLRSRLLLRRRPRRRTGSSPSRAGAVPCRSPFPPSLPVSPRSGGPFKRAPTQGSRRGGGPGGPAMSWRRQWCYLCDLPKMPWAVVWDFSEAVCRGCVNFEGANRIEPLLEAARRLRHSHAETRHRDAPMPSLPEGPCRSEEVTAERRGPPLPVPCRPRGAECLAELSEAMRGRAEDWPGKPPAVRERLAALAGCAPFNVRFRKDHALVGRVFAFDAAPRPGFEFELKLFAEYPCGSGSVYAGVLGLAKQMFQDCLRAPGKAISSGYKYLEYEKRQGSGDWRLLGELFTEAVRFFRHPPAPEALPQQHPPPPPRRRRKASPEPDEPRPHRQHPPNETAAEEPPASHRPAEDSASPTLCCGLCRQRLEDTHFVQCPSVPAHRFCFPCARRAIRARGAGGEVHCPSGGRCPLAGSGLPWAFMQGEIAAILAGDVRVKRERDP
- the IRF2BP1 gene encoding interferon regulatory factor 2-binding protein 1 isoform X2 translates to MSWRRQWCYLCDLPKMPWAVVWDFSEAVCRGCVNFEGANRIEPLLEAARRLRHSHAETRHRDAPMPSLPEGPCRSEEVTAERRGPPLPVPCRPRGAECLAELSEAMRGRAEDWPGKPPAVRERLAALAGCAPFNVRFRKDHALVGRVFAFDAAPRPGFEFELKLFAEYPCGSGSVYAGVLGLAKQMFQDCLRAPGKAISSGYKYLEYEKRQGSGDWRLLGELFTEAVRFFRHPPAPEALPQQHPPPPPRRRRKASPEPDEPRPHRQHPPNETAAEEPPASHRPAEDSASPTLCCGLCRQRLEDTHFVQCPSVPAHRFCFPCARRAIRARGAGGEVHCPSGGRCPLAGSGLPWAFMQGEIAAILAGDVRVKRERDP